From one Gemmobacter sp. genomic stretch:
- a CDS encoding J domain-containing protein — protein sequence MTTRSPFDFDIRVSSDKKRKARGRRGMSGAVESTDKPCAFPGCKELGQYRAPKSPDQLDDFVWFCKDHVREYNLKWNFFNGQTEEEFQKFVDKDRVWGRDTQPFGKRPDEGRAWSRLGVDDPLEILGEKGTRSAPASVQTRRLPPTERKALEILDARDSWTRPEIRKQYKSLVKDLHPDLNGGNRSDEDRLQEVVWAWDQLKDSRNFKD from the coding sequence ATGACCACCCGTTCGCCGTTCGACTTCGACATCCGCGTGTCTTCGGACAAGAAGCGCAAGGCACGCGGCCGCCGCGGCATGTCGGGAGCCGTCGAAAGCACCGACAAACCCTGCGCCTTCCCCGGCTGCAAGGAACTCGGCCAGTATCGCGCGCCGAAATCCCCCGACCAGCTGGATGACTTCGTCTGGTTCTGCAAGGATCACGTCCGCGAATACAACCTGAAATGGAACTTCTTCAACGGCCAGACCGAGGAGGAATTCCAGAAGTTCGTCGACAAGGACCGCGTCTGGGGCCGCGATACCCAGCCCTTCGGCAAGCGCCCCGACGAAGGCCGCGCCTGGTCGCGCCTCGGGGTGGACGACCCGCTGGAAATCCTGGGCGAAAAGGGCACCCGCAGCGCGCCCGCCTCGGTCCAGACCCGGCGCCTGCCGCCGACCGAACGCAAGGCGCTGGAAATCCTCGATGCCCGCGACAGCTGGACGCGCCCCGAAATCCGCAAGCAATACAAAAGCCTGGTCAAGGATCTTCACCCAGACCTCAACGGCGGCAACCGATCCGACGAAGACCGCCTGCAAGAGGTGGTCTGGGCCTGGGACCAGCTGAAGGACAGCCGCAACTTCAAGGACTGA
- a CDS encoding sulfurtransferase TusA family protein has product MQDDKAVPDADVTVDARGLLCPLPVLRARKVLLDMVPGQVLCLRATDPAAVIDVPHFAREHGHEVLATRSEGSESRWWLRRGKFSLFVPESS; this is encoded by the coding sequence GTGCAGGATGACAAAGCCGTGCCCGATGCGGATGTGACGGTGGATGCGCGCGGCCTGTTGTGCCCCCTGCCGGTGCTGCGGGCGCGCAAGGTGTTGCTGGACATGGTGCCGGGCCAGGTGCTGTGCCTGCGCGCCACCGATCCGGCGGCGGTGATCGACGTGCCGCATTTCGCGCGCGAACACGGGCACGAGGTGCTGGCCACCCGATCCGAAGGCAGCGAAAGCCGCTGGTGGCTGCGGCGGGGCAAGTTTTCGCTGTTTGTTCCAGAAAGTTCCTAA
- a CDS encoding DUF4177 domain-containing protein, whose amino-acid sequence MQRYEYKVVPAPRKGEKARGAKTTEARFAHALTRVMNDMAAEGWDYLRTDTLPVEERVGLTGRTTTFQHMLVFCKPLAAGTAPARAPIAPLPMPGFDEADTTPDEPPELDPMDVAARRAALVARPQFGPAPRVSATSDTGLAPALGPARPAGSGEAAE is encoded by the coding sequence ATGCAGCGATACGAATACAAGGTGGTGCCGGCACCGCGCAAAGGCGAAAAGGCCAGGGGCGCCAAGACCACCGAAGCACGATTTGCCCACGCGCTGACCCGCGTGATGAACGACATGGCGGCCGAAGGCTGGGATTACCTGCGCACCGATACCCTGCCGGTCGAGGAACGCGTCGGCCTGACCGGCCGCACGACCACCTTCCAGCACATGCTGGTGTTCTGCAAGCCGCTGGCCGCCGGCACGGCCCCGGCCCGCGCGCCCATCGCCCCGCTGCCGATGCCCGGCTTTGACGAGGCCGACACCACGCCGGACGAACCGCCCGAGCTGGACCCGATGGATGTTGCCGCCCGCCGCGCCGCCCTGGTGGCCCGGCCGCAGTTCGGCCCCGCGCCGCGCGTCTCGGCCACCAGCGATACCGGGCTTGCGCCCGCGCTTGGCCCCGCACGGCCCGCCGGCAGCGGCGAGGCAGCGGAGTAA
- the hisI gene encoding phosphoribosyl-AMP cyclohydrolase translates to MTFDPASLTYDANGLIPAIAQDHATGEVLMMAWMNADSIRRTLDSGQVTYWSRSRQAFWAKGETSGHVQRLVELRVDCDRDCLLLLVDQVGPACHTNRRSCFYTALREGAEVEILAPMA, encoded by the coding sequence ATGACCTTTGATCCTGCCAGCCTGACCTATGATGCCAACGGCCTGATCCCGGCCATTGCGCAGGACCATGCCACGGGCGAGGTGCTGATGATGGCCTGGATGAACGCCGATTCGATCCGGCGCACGCTGGACAGCGGGCAGGTGACCTACTGGTCCCGTTCGCGTCAGGCGTTCTGGGCCAAGGGCGAAACCTCGGGCCATGTGCAGCGGCTGGTGGAACTGCGGGTGGATTGCGACCGCGACTGCCTGCTGCTGCTGGTGGATCAGGTGGGGCCGGCCTGCCACACCAACCGCCGGTCGTGCTTTTACACCGCGCTGCGCGAGGGCGCCGAGGTGGAGATCCTGGCGCCCATGGCCTGA
- a CDS encoding BolA family protein, whose translation MRIEDKIRASLIAAFAPDRLDVVNESHKHAGHSGDDGSGESHFRVVIRAPAFAGQSRLARHRAVHAALGSEIIGRIHALALEIDG comes from the coding sequence ATGCGGATAGAGGACAAAATTCGCGCATCCTTGATCGCGGCTTTCGCCCCGGACCGGCTGGATGTGGTGAACGAAAGCCACAAACACGCCGGACATTCCGGCGATGACGGGTCGGGCGAGAGCCATTTTCGCGTGGTGATCCGGGCGCCGGCCTTTGCCGGGCAGTCGCGGCTGGCGCGGCACCGGGCCGTGCATGCCGCGCTGGGGTCCGAGATCATCGGGCGCATCCATGCCCTGGCGCTGGAGATCGACGGCTAG
- a CDS encoding iron-sulfur cluster assembly scaffold protein — MSDSDLMKLYSARILALTAAIPHLGRLPAPQGTARRRSPLCGSTVTVDVIMQDGRVAAFAQDVKACALGQAAAAVVGAALPGRTRAEVDRARDQLAAMLQGGPVPDAPFDGLEVLLPARDYKNRHASIQLALQAAAEAIAAAEAQDAPPQQGTSPV, encoded by the coding sequence ATGAGCGACAGCGACCTGATGAAGCTCTATTCCGCCCGCATCCTGGCCTTGACGGCGGCCATCCCGCATCTGGGCCGGTTGCCCGCCCCGCAGGGCACCGCCCGGCGCCGCTCGCCCCTGTGCGGGTCCACGGTGACGGTGGATGTGATCATGCAGGACGGCCGCGTTGCCGCCTTTGCGCAGGACGTCAAGGCCTGCGCCCTGGGTCAGGCGGCGGCGGCGGTGGTGGGCGCCGCCCTGCCCGGCCGCACCCGGGCCGAGGTGGACCGCGCCCGCGACCAGCTGGCCGCGATGCTGCAAGGCGGCCCGGTGCCCGACGCCCCCTTCGACGGGCTGGAAGTGCTGCTGCCCGCCCGCGACTACAAGAACCGCCACGCCTCGATCCAGCTGGCCCTGCAAGCCGCCGCCGAGGCCATCGCCGCGGCCGAGGCGCAGGATGCACCGCCGCAGCAGGGCACGTCGCCGGTGTGA
- a CDS encoding aspartate aminotransferase family protein, protein MIASVLPTYNRAPMAFDHGEGAWLVTTGGERFLDLGAGIAVNALGHANPDLVKALTDQAGKLWHTSNLYEIPTQQRLADLLVEHTFADTVFFTNSGTEAAELAIKMARKFHSAAGHPERQKIIAFEGAFHGRSTGAIAMAGGDKMTKGFGDLMPGFVHLPFGDMAALRGAMGPDVAAVIIEPVQGEGGIRPVPDQMLRDMRAVCDAHGALLILDEVQCGMGRTGKLFAHEWAGVAPDIMMVAKGIGGGFPLGALLATEKAAAGMVAGTHGSTYGGNPLACAVGCKVMEIVADPAFLAEVNRKGALFRQGLEGLVASHPEVFEEVRGQGLILGVKCKVPNVDVVKAGYAAGVLTVPGADNVIRLLPPLNITDAEIAEGLTRLEQAAVAVRPAS, encoded by the coding sequence ATGATTGCTTCTGTCCTGCCGACCTACAATCGCGCCCCCATGGCCTTTGACCATGGCGAGGGGGCCTGGCTTGTCACCACCGGGGGCGAGCGTTTCCTTGACCTGGGCGCCGGCATTGCGGTGAATGCGCTGGGTCATGCCAACCCCGATCTGGTCAAGGCGCTGACCGATCAGGCCGGCAAGCTGTGGCATACCTCGAACCTCTACGAGATCCCGACCCAGCAGCGGCTGGCCGATCTGCTGGTGGAACATACGTTTGCCGATACGGTGTTCTTTACCAATTCCGGGACCGAGGCGGCGGAACTGGCGATCAAGATGGCGCGCAAGTTCCATTCGGCCGCCGGCCACCCGGAACGGCAAAAGATCATCGCCTTTGAAGGCGCGTTCCACGGCCGGTCCACCGGCGCCATCGCCATGGCGGGCGGTGACAAGATGACCAAGGGCTTTGGTGATCTGATGCCGGGCTTTGTCCACCTGCCGTTCGGCGACATGGCGGCACTGCGCGGCGCCATGGGCCCCGATGTGGCCGCCGTGATCATCGAGCCGGTGCAGGGCGAAGGCGGCATCCGCCCGGTGCCAGACCAGATGCTGCGCGACATGCGGGCGGTCTGCGATGCGCATGGCGCGCTGCTGATCCTGGACGAGGTGCAATGCGGCATGGGGCGCACGGGCAAGCTGTTCGCCCATGAATGGGCCGGCGTTGCCCCCGACATCATGATGGTGGCCAAGGGCATCGGCGGCGGTTTCCCGCTGGGGGCGCTGCTGGCCACCGAAAAGGCGGCGGCCGGCATGGTCGCGGGCACCCATGGATCGACCTATGGCGGCAACCCGCTGGCCTGCGCCGTCGGCTGCAAGGTGATGGAGATCGTCGCCGACCCCGCCTTTCTGGCCGAGGTGAACCGCAAGGGCGCGCTGTTCCGCCAGGGGCTGGAAGGGCTGGTCGCCAGCCACCCCGAGGTGTTCGAGGAGGTGCGCGGCCAGGGTCTGATCCTGGGCGTCAAGTGCAAGGTGCCGAACGTGGATGTGGTCAAGGCCGGTTACGCCGCCGGGGTGCTGACCGTGCCGGGAGCAGACAATGTCATCCGCCTGCTGCCGCCCCTGAACATCACCGACGCCGAGATTGCCGAAGGGCTGACGCGGCTGGAACAGGCTGCGGTGGCCGTGCGCCCCGCCAGCTGA
- a CDS encoding HPP family protein: MSRNTTRQSLTRGLRRLSVAIRPPPGHLDGAALARVSLGCCLAVLLAGVLVAVSGLPAHTGFTLIAPFGASALLVVGVPNSPMAQPWPVLVGNGGSALAGVLAAQWVPAPLLSAAVALGAAVAFMFLARALHPPAGAISLLPAMDPDILTGLGLRFILMPVLTEALLLLAFGMVWHRLTGRVYPFRQPNETPRAAQQFSPDDLEAILERLRLTANIGVADFGRLLAAADEMRHADTRTDGLTCADAAGPVADVLTPDTPLAQARDRMLAVRAYSLAVTDGAGRLVGVLSQSDLLRADPILPQAQVAGAMTADPVSLPAGAPLRKALSVLAEGRWRAIPLTDPDGRFVAMLSRADLIGVLAYRPGSTSPLQPRSASGIAEP; encoded by the coding sequence ATGTCACGGAATACGACCCGCCAGTCCCTGACCCGCGGCCTGCGCCGCCTGTCGGTTGCCATCCGCCCGCCACCGGGCCATCTGGATGGGGCGGCCCTGGCGCGCGTATCGCTGGGCTGCTGTCTGGCGGTGTTGCTGGCCGGGGTGCTGGTGGCCGTGTCGGGCCTGCCCGCGCATACCGGCTTTACCCTGATCGCACCGTTTGGCGCCTCGGCCCTGCTGGTGGTCGGGGTGCCCAACAGCCCGATGGCACAGCCCTGGCCCGTGCTGGTGGGCAATGGCGGATCGGCGCTGGCGGGCGTGCTGGCGGCACAGTGGGTGCCCGCCCCGCTGCTGTCGGCAGCGGTCGCGTTGGGGGCTGCCGTGGCCTTCATGTTCCTGGCTCGCGCGCTGCATCCGCCGGCCGGGGCCATATCGCTGCTGCCGGCGATGGACCCCGACATCCTGACCGGGCTTGGCCTGCGCTTCATCCTGATGCCGGTGCTGACCGAGGCGTTGCTGCTGCTGGCCTTTGGCATGGTCTGGCACCGGCTGACCGGCCGTGTCTACCCCTTCCGCCAGCCGAACGAGACGCCGCGCGCGGCGCAACAGTTCAGTCCCGACGATCTGGAGGCGATCCTGGAACGGCTGCGCCTGACCGCCAACATCGGGGTGGCGGATTTCGGCCGCCTGCTGGCCGCCGCCGACGAGATGCGCCATGCCGATACCCGGACCGACGGGCTGACCTGTGCCGATGCGGCCGGGCCGGTGGCCGATGTGCTGACGCCCGATACCCCGCTGGCACAGGCGCGGGACCGGATGCTGGCGGTGCGGGCCTATTCGCTGGCGGTGACCGACGGGGCGGGGCGGCTGGTGGGCGTGCTGTCGCAAAGCGACCTGCTGCGCGCCGATCCGATCCTGCCGCAGGCACAGGTCGCGGGCGCCATGACCGCCGATCCCGTCAGCCTGCCGGCCGGCGCGCCACTGCGCAAGGCGCTGTCGGTGCTGGCCGAAGGGCGCTGGCGCGCCATCCCCCTGACCGATCCCGACGGGCGGTTCGTCGCCATGCTGTCGCGGGCCGATCTGATCGGGGTTCTGGCCTATCGGCCGGGCAGCACTTCGCCCTTGCAGCCCAGGTCGGCATCGGGTATCGCCGAGCCATGA
- the argF gene encoding ornithine carbamoyltransferase, whose amino-acid sequence MSHFLDLHTTDPAALRHMIDTALAMKTARAGLPRGTRDADQPLAGRMVALIFEKPSTRTRVSFDVGVRQMGGETMVLSGKEMQLGHGETIADTARVLSRYVDLIMIRTFEEATLQEMADHATVPVINGLTNRTHPCQIMADVMTYEEHRGPIAGKKVVWSGDGNNVCASFIHAAGQFGFDFTFTGPSTLDPEDAAVKFARDRGVRVTIERDPDLAFEGADLVVTDTWVSMHDPESAKERRHNQLRPYQVNETLMARAKPDALFMHCLPAHRNDEVTSAVMDGPHSVIFDEAENRLHAQKAVLRWCLGL is encoded by the coding sequence ATGAGCCACTTTCTCGACCTGCACACCACCGACCCGGCCGCCTTGCGGCACATGATCGACACCGCCCTTGCCATGAAGACCGCCCGCGCCGGTCTGCCCCGAGGCACGCGTGACGCCGATCAACCGCTGGCGGGCCGCATGGTGGCGCTGATCTTCGAGAAACCCTCGACCCGGACGCGGGTGTCGTTCGACGTCGGCGTGCGCCAGATGGGTGGCGAGACGATGGTGCTGTCGGGCAAGGAAATGCAGCTGGGCCATGGCGAGACCATTGCCGATACGGCCCGGGTTCTCAGCCGCTATGTCGACCTGATCATGATCCGCACGTTCGAGGAAGCGACGTTGCAGGAAATGGCCGACCATGCCACGGTGCCGGTGATCAACGGCCTGACCAACCGCACGCATCCCTGCCAGATCATGGCCGATGTGATGACCTATGAAGAACATCGCGGCCCCATCGCGGGGAAAAAGGTGGTCTGGTCGGGCGATGGCAACAATGTCTGCGCCAGCTTCATCCATGCGGCGGGGCAGTTCGGATTCGACTTCACCTTTACCGGGCCGTCCACGCTGGACCCCGAGGATGCGGCGGTGAAGTTCGCCCGCGACCGGGGCGTCCGCGTGACGATCGAACGCGATCCCGACCTGGCTTTCGAGGGGGCGGATCTGGTGGTGACCGATACCTGGGTCAGCATGCACGACCCCGAAAGCGCCAAGGAACGCCGGCACAACCAGTTGCGCCCCTATCAGGTCAACGAGACGCTGATGGCGCGGGCGAAACCCGATGCGCTGTTCATGCATTGCCTGCCCGCCCACCGCAACGACGAGGTGACCAGCGCCGTGATGGACGGCCCGCATTCGGTGATCTTTGACGAGGCCGAGAACCGCCTGCATGCGCAGAAGGCCGTGTTGCGGTGGTGCCTGGGGCTGTAG
- a CDS encoding aminotransferase class V-fold PLP-dependent enzyme: MTALDLAFTRAQFPAFAEPSLQGQAFFENAGGSYTCTQVIERLTRFYHSRKVQPYAPYPASQLGGAEMDEARARLAALMGVETDEVSFGPSTSQNTYVLAQAFRQWLAPGAAIVVTNQDHEANTGVWRRLADTGTEVREWAIDPVTGHLDPAALAPLLADGKVRLVAFPHCSNVVGEINPVAEICAMARAAGAFTCVDGVSYAPHGFPDMPALGADIYLFSAYKTYGPHQGIMVIRRQAGFALPNQGHVFNGDTLFKRFTPAGPDHAQVAACAGMADYVDALYAHHFPGQAATPLARNNAVHDLMRAHERRLTAPLLEYLAARNDLRLIGPRRAEGRAPTVAVALDRPALPVATALADHGIMAGGGNFYAVRPLAALGVPAAQGVLRLSFVHYTSADEVARLIAALDRVL, encoded by the coding sequence ATGACCGCCCTTGACCTTGCCTTCACCCGCGCCCAGTTTCCGGCCTTTGCCGAACCCTCGTTGCAGGGCCAGGCGTTTTTCGAGAATGCGGGCGGCAGCTACACCTGCACGCAGGTGATCGAGCGGCTGACCCGGTTCTACCACAGCCGCAAGGTGCAGCCCTATGCGCCCTATCCCGCCAGCCAGCTTGGCGGCGCCGAGATGGACGAGGCGCGCGCCCGCCTGGCCGCGCTGATGGGCGTCGAGACCGACGAAGTGTCCTTCGGCCCCTCGACCAGCCAGAACACCTATGTGCTGGCGCAGGCCTTTCGCCAGTGGCTGGCGCCGGGCGCCGCCATCGTCGTCACCAATCAGGACCACGAGGCGAATACCGGCGTCTGGCGCCGGCTGGCCGACACCGGAACCGAGGTGCGGGAATGGGCCATCGACCCGGTGACCGGGCATCTGGACCCGGCCGCGCTGGCGCCGCTGCTGGCCGATGGCAAGGTGCGGCTGGTGGCCTTTCCGCATTGTTCGAACGTGGTCGGCGAAATCAACCCGGTGGCCGAGATCTGCGCCATGGCCCGCGCGGCCGGTGCCTTTACCTGCGTCGATGGCGTCAGCTATGCGCCCCACGGCTTTCCCGACATGCCGGCGCTGGGGGCCGACATCTACCTGTTTTCCGCCTACAAGACCTATGGCCCGCACCAGGGCATCATGGTGATCCGCCGCCAGGCCGGATTCGCCCTGCCCAATCAGGGCCATGTGTTCAACGGCGATACGCTTTTCAAACGCTTCACCCCGGCCGGCCCCGACCATGCGCAGGTGGCGGCCTGTGCGGGCATGGCGGATTATGTCGATGCGCTGTATGCCCATCACTTCCCCGGCCAGGCCGCCACGCCGCTGGCGCGCAACAATGCCGTCCACGACCTGATGCGCGCCCATGAACGCCGCCTGACCGCGCCCTTGCTGGAGTATCTGGCGGCGCGCAACGACCTGCGCCTGATCGGCCCCCGCCGGGCCGAAGGGCGCGCGCCCACCGTGGCCGTGGCACTGGACCGCCCCGCCCTGCCGGTGGCCACGGCGCTGGCCGATCATGGCATCATGGCGGGGGGCGGCAACTTCTACGCCGTGCGCCCGCTGGCGGCCCTTGGCGTGCCGGCGGCGCAGGGCGTGCTGCGGCTGTCCTTCGTCCACTATACCTCGGCCGACGAGGTTGCCCGGCTGATCGCCGCGCTGGACCGGGTCCTGTAG